The Acidimicrobiales bacterium genome has a window encoding:
- a CDS encoding sigma-70 family RNA polymerase sigma factor: MSDSVGQYLNEIGLVPLLTAEEERELSQVIEKGRDAAEALDAGETGVELKRAVRTAAAAKDRFIRANLRLVVSIARRYPLPPGMELLDLIQEGNLGLEHAVDKFDWRKGFKFSTYATFWIRQAIGRALDQKASLVRLPGDRSASLRAALRQVSGDGDELDDEHARLHRLTTPTSLDRTIGDDDSNELIDLLPDSLPGPEQIVMNRQDEQMITDLLSVLDARARYAVEQRFGLNDGRKRSYREVGEELGVTAEAARRLVKRAVTAVRDQAADRIDAA; the protein is encoded by the coding sequence ATGAGCGATTCAGTCGGCCAGTACCTCAACGAGATCGGCCTCGTCCCCCTGTTGACGGCCGAGGAGGAGCGCGAGCTCTCCCAGGTCATCGAGAAGGGCCGTGACGCCGCCGAGGCCCTCGACGCCGGTGAGACCGGTGTCGAGCTGAAGCGGGCCGTGCGCACCGCCGCCGCCGCCAAGGACCGGTTCATCCGGGCCAACCTGCGCCTCGTGGTGAGCATCGCCCGGCGCTACCCCCTTCCCCCCGGCATGGAGCTGCTCGACCTGATCCAGGAGGGCAACCTGGGCCTCGAGCACGCCGTCGACAAGTTCGACTGGCGCAAGGGCTTCAAGTTCTCCACCTACGCCACCTTCTGGATCCGCCAGGCCATCGGCCGGGCGCTCGACCAGAAGGCCAGCCTGGTGCGCCTCCCCGGCGACCGCTCGGCGAGCCTCCGTGCAGCCCTGCGCCAGGTCAGCGGCGACGGCGACGAGCTCGACGACGAGCACGCCCGTCTGCACCGTCTCACCACCCCGACCTCGCTCGACCGCACCATCGGCGACGACGACTCGAACGAGCTCATCGACCTGCTCCCCGACTCGCTCCCCGGGCCCGAGCAGATCGTCATGAACCGTCAGGACGAGCAGATGATCACCGACCTGCTGTCGGTGCTCGACGCTCGGGCCCGCTACGCCGTCGAGCAGCGCTTCGGGCTGAACGACGGGCGCAAGCGGTCCTACCGTGAGGTCGGTGAGGAGCTCGGCGTCACCGCCGAGGCCGCCCGCCGCCTCGTCAAGCGGGCCGTCACCGCGGTGCGCGACCAGGCCGCCGACCGCATCGACGCCGCCTGA
- a CDS encoding 3-deoxy-7-phosphoheptulonate synthase class II, whose amino-acid sequence MSTPWSPSSWRDYPAVQQPDWPDPAALDATVKQLATLPPLVFAGEARRLTAELAEVTAGRAFLLQAGDCAESFDAFSADAIRDKLKVILQMAVVLTYSSGLPLVKVGRIAGQFAKPRSAGTETIDGTELPSFRGHMVNDIVFSAAARNADPERLLTAYNQSAATLNLLRAFTKGGFADLSRVHAWNQEFVASSAEGRRYEEVATGIDRALNFMAACGIDTENTPQLHTTDIATSHEALILGYEEALTRQDSLTGGWYDCSAHMLWIGERTRQLDGAHVHFLSGVENPVGCKVGPTAGPDDVVALCEALNPGRVPGRLTLISRMGADRVEAALPPLLEAVRDAGHPVAWACDPMHGNTFTAPSGRKTRHFDAVLAEIAGFFRAHRAVGTWPGGVHIELTGDDVTECLGGAEEIVDADLDTRYETMCDPRLNARQSLDLAFRVAELLRA is encoded by the coding sequence GTGAGCACCCCCTGGTCACCGTCGTCCTGGCGCGACTACCCGGCCGTCCAGCAACCGGACTGGCCGGATCCCGCCGCGCTCGACGCCACCGTCAAGCAGCTGGCCACCCTCCCCCCGCTGGTGTTCGCCGGGGAGGCCCGGCGACTCACCGCCGAGCTCGCCGAGGTGACCGCCGGCCGGGCGTTCCTCCTCCAGGCCGGTGACTGTGCCGAGTCATTCGACGCGTTCAGCGCCGACGCCATCCGCGACAAGCTCAAGGTCATCCTCCAGATGGCGGTGGTGCTCACCTACTCCTCGGGGCTCCCCCTCGTGAAGGTCGGGCGCATCGCCGGGCAGTTCGCGAAGCCCCGCTCGGCGGGCACCGAGACCATCGACGGCACCGAGCTGCCCTCGTTCCGTGGCCACATGGTCAACGACATCGTGTTCAGCGCCGCCGCCCGCAACGCCGACCCCGAGCGACTGCTCACCGCCTACAACCAGAGCGCGGCCACGCTCAACCTCCTGCGGGCCTTCACGAAGGGCGGGTTCGCCGACCTGTCCCGCGTGCACGCCTGGAACCAGGAGTTCGTGGCCTCGAGCGCCGAGGGACGTCGCTACGAGGAGGTGGCGACCGGCATCGACCGGGCGCTCAACTTCATGGCGGCGTGCGGCATCGACACCGAGAACACCCCCCAGCTGCACACCACCGACATCGCCACCAGCCACGAGGCGCTGATCCTCGGCTACGAGGAGGCCCTCACCCGGCAGGACTCCCTCACCGGCGGTTGGTACGACTGCTCGGCGCACATGCTCTGGATCGGCGAGCGCACCCGCCAGCTCGACGGGGCCCACGTCCACTTCCTCTCCGGTGTCGAGAACCCCGTCGGCTGCAAGGTCGGCCCCACCGCCGGCCCCGACGACGTGGTCGCCCTGTGCGAGGCGCTCAACCCCGGTCGCGTCCCCGGCCGACTCACCCTCATCAGCCGCATGGGCGCCGATCGTGTCGAGGCGGCGCTGCCGCCGCTGCTCGAGGCGGTGCGCGACGCCGGCCATCCCGTGGCGTGGGCGTGCGACCCGATGCACGGCAACACCTTCACGGCGCCGAGCGGACGCAAGACCCGCCACTTCGACGCGGTGCTCGCCGAGATCGCCGGGTTCTTCCGTGCCCACCGGGCCGTCGGCACATGGCCGGGCGGCGTCCACATCGAACTGACCGGCGACGACGTCACCGAGTGCCTGGGCGGCGCGGAGGAGATTGTCGACGCCGACCTCGACACCCGCTACGAGACGATGTGCGACCCGCGGCTCAACGCCCGCCAGTCCCTCGACCTGGCCTTCCGGGTCGCCGAGCTGCTCCGGGCCTGA
- a CDS encoding nitrite/sulfite reductase — protein MADLTIDAGTAADIAKFEEQLGRFLAGDLAEDVFRVFRLNNGIYGQRQGGHNQMVRIKAPAGHITAEQLDRLADIAERYSRGWGHLTTRQNIQFHYVQLEQVPDVMRDLAAVGMTTREACGDTVRNVQGCHLAGACPFEILDITPWAEAAFQHFLRNPIAQRLPRKFKINFSGCSTDCGQAMFNDVGVIATTHTHDDGRVEAGFRVYIAGGLGTTPHPALALEPFTSREDLLPTIEALLRVFDQAGNRDNKLRARMKWLVDALGFEELQRRVFASRHLLLASSSWPGGIPTEVEKHGDLPAGVAADVAATPMGHGTPVALRRTGAFERWEDANVVRGVANGTVSAYAHAHLGDITAAQFRGLAAIQRELGAEVRITNRQNLVFRGLSERQLPVLHSRLDAIGMASPGAELVRDVVACPGADTCNIAVTQSRGLADAIASALEAEGLGEVGGLRINISGCTNSCGQHHVADIGFNGAERRAHGKSAPGYQMLLGGYVGDEQIHFGEKALRVPAKAAPEATVRVVRRFAGEREAGETFRGWIERSGGTKAIAAELKDLDWFPKPEDDPSFFVDYDETGPYEAEVGASECAT, from the coding sequence ATGGCCGATCTCACGATCGACGCCGGCACGGCCGCCGACATCGCCAAGTTCGAGGAGCAGCTCGGCCGCTTCCTCGCCGGTGATCTCGCCGAGGACGTGTTCCGGGTCTTCCGCCTGAACAACGGCATCTACGGCCAACGCCAGGGCGGCCACAACCAGATGGTGCGGATCAAGGCGCCGGCGGGCCACATCACCGCCGAGCAGCTCGACCGCCTGGCCGACATCGCCGAGCGGTACTCGAGGGGATGGGGCCACCTCACCACCCGGCAGAACATCCAGTTCCACTACGTCCAGCTCGAGCAGGTCCCCGACGTGATGCGCGACCTCGCCGCCGTCGGGATGACCACCCGGGAGGCGTGCGGCGACACCGTGCGCAACGTCCAGGGCTGCCACCTCGCCGGGGCCTGCCCCTTCGAGATCCTCGACATCACGCCGTGGGCCGAGGCCGCGTTCCAGCACTTCCTGCGCAACCCGATCGCCCAGCGCCTGCCCCGCAAGTTCAAGATCAACTTCTCCGGGTGCAGCACCGACTGCGGCCAGGCGATGTTCAACGACGTCGGGGTGATCGCCACCACCCACACCCACGACGACGGCCGTGTCGAGGCCGGGTTCCGCGTCTACATCGCCGGGGGCCTCGGCACCACCCCCCACCCCGCGCTCGCCCTCGAGCCCTTCACCAGCCGTGAGGACCTGCTGCCCACCATCGAGGCGCTGCTGCGGGTCTTCGACCAGGCCGGCAACCGCGACAACAAGCTCCGCGCCCGCATGAAGTGGCTCGTCGACGCGCTCGGCTTCGAGGAGCTGCAGCGACGGGTCTTCGCCAGCCGCCATCTGCTGCTGGCCTCGTCGTCGTGGCCTGGCGGCATCCCCACCGAGGTGGAGAAGCACGGCGACCTACCCGCCGGCGTGGCCGCCGACGTGGCCGCCACCCCGATGGGACACGGCACCCCGGTGGCGTTGCGGCGCACCGGCGCCTTCGAGAGGTGGGAGGACGCGAACGTCGTGCGCGGCGTCGCCAACGGCACCGTCTCGGCCTACGCCCACGCCCACCTCGGCGACATCACGGCCGCACAGTTCCGCGGGTTGGCCGCGATCCAGCGCGAGCTCGGCGCCGAGGTGCGCATCACCAACCGCCAGAACCTGGTGTTCCGGGGCCTCTCGGAGCGTCAGCTCCCGGTGCTGCACAGCCGCCTCGACGCCATCGGGATGGCCAGCCCCGGCGCGGAGCTGGTGCGCGACGTGGTGGCCTGCCCGGGTGCCGACACCTGCAACATCGCCGTCACCCAGAGCCGGGGCCTGGCCGACGCCATCGCCTCGGCACTCGAGGCCGAGGGCCTCGGCGAGGTCGGCGGGCTGCGCATCAACATCTCCGGGTGCACGAACTCCTGCGGGCAGCACCACGTCGCCGACATCGGGTTCAACGGTGCCGAACGTCGAGCGCACGGCAAGTCCGCCCCCGGCTACCAGATGCTGCTCGGCGGCTACGTCGGCGACGAGCAGATCCACTTCGGCGAGAAGGCGCTGCGGGTCCCTGCGAAGGCCGCCCCCGAGGCGACGGTCCGGGTCGTGCGCCGCTTCGCAGGCGAGCGCGAGGCCGGGGAGACGTTCCGGGGGTGGATCGAGCGGTCCGGGGGCACCAAGGCCATCGCCGCGGAGCTGAAGGACCTCGACTGGTTCCCCAAGCCCGAGGACGATCCCAGCTTCTTCGTCGACTACGACGAGACCGGCCCCTACGAGGCCGAGGTCGGCGCGTCGGAGTGCGCCACGTGA
- a CDS encoding phosphoadenylyl-sulfate reductase, giving the protein MSLTNLSAPELSDAELAALSAQFESWPASRIIEWAVDTFAPHLALTASMTDSVLIDLAVKVDPAIEVVFIDTGYHFPETLQTVEEVRRRYGLNLRIMTVQRQDEPLWQADPSNCCSAVKVGQLDRALAGKAAWMSGLRRAEADSRVTAPIVARDLRGLVKVNPIAAWSDLDVAGYIADHGVLVNPLLEQGYPSIGCQPCTSRPTDPTDPRSGRWAGLDRTECGLHVM; this is encoded by the coding sequence GTGAGCCTGACCAACCTCTCGGCGCCCGAGCTCTCCGACGCCGAACTGGCCGCTCTCAGCGCCCAGTTCGAGTCGTGGCCGGCGTCGCGCATCATCGAGTGGGCGGTCGACACGTTCGCCCCGCACCTGGCGCTGACGGCGTCGATGACCGACTCCGTGCTCATCGACCTGGCCGTGAAGGTCGACCCCGCCATCGAGGTGGTGTTCATCGACACCGGCTACCACTTCCCCGAGACGCTCCAGACCGTCGAGGAGGTCCGGCGCCGGTACGGGTTGAACCTGCGGATCATGACGGTGCAGCGCCAGGACGAGCCCCTCTGGCAGGCCGACCCGTCGAACTGCTGCTCGGCGGTCAAGGTCGGCCAGCTCGACCGGGCCCTCGCCGGCAAGGCGGCGTGGATGAGCGGCCTCCGGCGGGCCGAGGCCGACAGCCGGGTGACCGCGCCGATCGTGGCCCGCGACCTGCGGGGCCTCGTGAAGGTGAACCCGATCGCCGCGTGGTCCGACCTCGACGTGGCCGGCTACATCGCCGACCACGGCGTGCTCGTGAACCCGCTGCTCGAGCAGGGCTACCCCTCCATCGGGTGCCAGCCCTGCACCTCGCGGCCCACCGACCCGACCGATCCCCGTTCGGGCCGATGGGCGGGCCTCGACCGCACGGAGTGCGGCCTGCACGTCATGTAG
- the nadD gene encoding nicotinate-nucleotide adenylyltransferase — MAQDTARVGILGGTFDPPHIGHLATAVEVRDVLHLDEVRLVVANEPWQKVGSRPVTPAADRLALVEAAVGPLVGVVASGLEVERGGPTYTVDTLLALRAAEPGTEWFVIVGADAAAGLPTWERADELAALATFVLVDRPGLPSPPPPAGWRFVHVSVPRLDVSSSELRDRVASGRPLDVLVPPAVIAEIDRRRLYGWPSP; from the coding sequence ATGGCCCAGGACACGGCCCGGGTCGGCATCCTCGGGGGGACGTTCGATCCCCCTCACATCGGCCATCTGGCCACCGCGGTTGAGGTACGGGACGTCCTCCACCTCGACGAGGTGCGGCTCGTGGTGGCGAACGAACCGTGGCAGAAGGTGGGCAGCCGACCCGTGACGCCGGCCGCCGATCGCCTCGCCCTCGTCGAGGCGGCGGTGGGCCCCCTCGTCGGCGTGGTGGCGTCGGGCCTCGAGGTCGAGCGGGGTGGACCGACCTACACCGTCGACACCCTCCTCGCCCTGCGGGCCGCCGAGCCGGGCACCGAGTGGTTCGTCATCGTGGGCGCCGACGCCGCCGCCGGCCTCCCCACCTGGGAGCGCGCCGACGAGCTGGCCGCGCTGGCCACCTTCGTGCTCGTCGACCGCCCCGGGCTGCCGTCACCCCCGCCGCCCGCCGGCTGGCGCTTCGTCCACGTGTCGGTCCCCCGGCTCGACGTGTCGAGCTCCGAGTTGCGCGACCGCGTGGCCTCCGGACGGCCCCTCGACGTGCTCGTGCCGCCCGCCGTGATCGCCGAGATCGATCGGCGACGCCTCTATGGTTGGCCGAGCCCATGA
- a CDS encoding LytR C-terminal domain-containing protein, whose product MTSPTRTPLPGTDGPEEPAPVRRPDEQGRGSGGDGAPPAAPTAPQRSLWWRFGFPVTMVALVVAIPVLVWAGVQVLLDSNDGRLVPRITDPTAPGWEAIVEPTPSELVMTVDASNELQGLAVLILSGDTSGAVLQVPVETIVTLPIGEVTLSYLWFALGEDAVRDNVSALLNLSFTDTQVIRPEQWTALLAPVSPLAINSPDAAVGPDGQILFPRGSIGVPAEQVSTFLGAIGPDETDLARLVRVESFWRAWITATGAAGLQSVPQPVEQGLGRFLGALGAGQVRFVTLPVTQASPGPPELYRPQPEAIDATIAELVPFPAGPPGGRTTLRVLDSTGRLDHGTTAAVTLGAASGQVEVIGNAPVFGDPVSQIIYFDDADLAAAERMRAALGVGELVRSEERSAVQVTVVLGEDGFGVPGIEPPAGTTSAASGFGGSGG is encoded by the coding sequence ATGACCAGTCCCACCCGAACACCGCTGCCCGGCACGGACGGCCCCGAGGAACCGGCGCCGGTCCGGCGCCCCGACGAGCAAGGGAGGGGGAGTGGCGGCGACGGTGCGCCCCCTGCGGCCCCCACCGCGCCGCAGCGGTCGCTCTGGTGGCGGTTCGGCTTCCCCGTGACCATGGTGGCGCTCGTCGTCGCCATCCCGGTGCTCGTCTGGGCGGGCGTCCAGGTGCTGCTCGACAGCAACGACGGCCGCCTGGTCCCCCGCATCACCGACCCCACCGCCCCGGGCTGGGAGGCCATCGTCGAGCCCACGCCCTCCGAGCTGGTGATGACCGTCGACGCGTCGAACGAGCTCCAGGGCCTGGCGGTGCTCATCCTGAGCGGCGACACGAGTGGCGCCGTGCTGCAGGTCCCGGTCGAGACGATCGTCACCCTCCCCATCGGCGAGGTCACGCTGTCGTACCTCTGGTTCGCGCTCGGCGAGGACGCCGTCCGCGACAACGTGAGCGCCCTGCTCAACCTGAGCTTCACGGACACCCAGGTGATCCGCCCGGAGCAGTGGACCGCCCTCCTGGCCCCCGTCTCGCCGCTCGCGATCAACAGCCCCGACGCCGCCGTCGGCCCCGATGGTCAGATCCTCTTCCCCAGGGGTTCGATCGGCGTGCCCGCGGAGCAGGTCTCGACGTTCCTCGGGGCCATCGGCCCCGACGAGACCGACCTCGCCCGCCTCGTCCGCGTGGAGTCGTTCTGGCGGGCGTGGATCACCGCCACCGGCGCGGCCGGACTGCAGAGCGTCCCCCAACCCGTCGAGCAGGGGCTGGGGCGCTTCCTCGGGGCGCTCGGTGCCGGTCAGGTCCGGTTCGTGACCCTCCCCGTCACCCAGGCCAGCCCGGGGCCTCCCGAGCTCTACCGGCCCCAGCCCGAGGCCATCGATGCGACCATCGCCGAGCTCGTCCCGTTCCCGGCCGGCCCGCCGGGCGGACGCACCACGCTGCGGGTCCTCGACTCCACCGGCCGCCTCGATCACGGCACCACCGCCGCGGTCACGCTCGGGGCGGCCTCCGGCCAGGTCGAGGTGATCGGCAACGCCCCGGTCTTCGGCGACCCGGTGTCGCAGATCATCTACTTCGACGACGCCGATCTGGCCGCGGCCGAGCGGATGCGCGCCGCCCTCGGGGTCGGCGAGCTGGTGCGCAGCGAGGAGCGCAGCGCCGTGCAGGTGACCGTCGTGCTGGGCGAGGACGGGTTCGGCGTCCCCGGGATCGAACCGCCCGCCGGCACGACGTCGGCCGCCTCCGGGTTCGGCGGCTCCGGTGGCTGA
- the leuS gene encoding leucine--tRNA ligase — protein sequence MADGYDPQAIEAKWQAWWAEHGTYDVDNDDPRPHWYTLCMYPYPSGAAHMGHVRNYTFGDLIVRSRTMKGYAVLSPMGFDSFGLPAENAAIRTGRHPREFTDERIEELRRSIVRIGAVYDWRRLLTSHDPGYQRWTQWIFLRFLEAGLAYRRNAPVNWCPGCQTVLANEQVLADGTCERSGDAVVKRDLEQWFLKITDYADELLDDLEALDWPERVKVMQRNWIGRSEGAEFDLLVTDADGVARPDGLCVRVFTTRPDTSFGMTYAVMAPEHPLVAEIVPDDRRADVDAFVLAAGQSSDVERMSSEGSLDKRGIFTGAHVLNPFTRSPVPLYLADYVLMGYGTGAIMAVPAEDQRDWDFARVHDLPIVRTIQPPDGWEGEAWTGDGVHVNSGWMDGMGKAEAIASAIEFLEREGIGEGTVNYRLRDWLVSRQRFWGCPIPIVYCDGCGIVPVPDDQLPVLAPDDVEFLPTGESPLRHHDGFLHTTCPSCGGPATRETDTMDTFVDSSWYFLRFADPWNEREPFSSDAVAGWLPVDQYIGGVEHAILHLMYARFFTKALADLGVAPKDLREPFARLFTQGMIRLGGDKMSKSKGNLVAPEEILDREGADALRLAHLFVGPPQDDVDWEGVGIEGCARFLHRVWRLGTGDAGNPPVARDATDADLDVLRATHRLIAKVDDDLERWSYNTTVAAFMEFTNELYRYVQSPDGPRDLTLAFAVDTLLELMAPMAPHITAELWQRRRGGHVHEQPWPQADPALLVVDTVTMVVQVNGKVRDRIEVPSGIDAAEAERLALASEKVQPFLGGNPPRKVVARPPQLVNLVAG from the coding sequence ATGGCTGACGGCTACGACCCCCAGGCGATCGAGGCGAAGTGGCAGGCCTGGTGGGCCGAGCACGGCACGTACGACGTCGACAACGACGACCCGCGGCCGCACTGGTACACGCTGTGCATGTACCCGTACCCGAGCGGCGCCGCCCACATGGGCCACGTCCGCAACTACACGTTCGGCGACCTCATCGTGCGCTCGCGCACCATGAAGGGCTATGCCGTCCTCTCGCCGATGGGCTTCGACAGCTTCGGGTTGCCTGCCGAGAACGCCGCCATCCGCACCGGACGTCACCCCCGCGAGTTCACCGACGAGCGCATCGAGGAGCTGCGGCGATCGATCGTGCGGATCGGGGCGGTCTACGACTGGCGGCGCCTCCTCACCAGCCACGACCCGGGGTACCAGCGCTGGACGCAGTGGATCTTCCTGCGCTTCCTCGAGGCCGGCCTGGCCTACCGGCGCAACGCCCCGGTGAACTGGTGCCCCGGTTGCCAGACCGTGCTGGCCAACGAGCAGGTCCTCGCCGACGGCACGTGCGAGCGCTCCGGCGACGCCGTCGTCAAGCGCGACCTCGAACAGTGGTTCCTGAAGATCACCGACTACGCCGACGAGCTGCTCGACGACCTCGAGGCGCTCGACTGGCCCGAGCGGGTCAAGGTCATGCAGCGCAACTGGATCGGGCGCTCGGAGGGGGCCGAGTTCGACCTGCTGGTCACCGACGCCGACGGTGTCGCCCGCCCCGACGGCCTCTGCGTGCGGGTGTTCACCACCCGCCCCGACACCTCCTTCGGGATGACCTACGCGGTGATGGCCCCCGAGCACCCGCTCGTCGCCGAGATCGTGCCCGACGACCGCCGGGCGGACGTCGACGCCTTCGTCCTCGCTGCGGGGCAGTCCAGCGACGTCGAACGCATGTCGTCGGAGGGGTCGCTCGACAAGCGGGGCATCTTCACCGGCGCGCACGTCCTGAACCCCTTCACCCGGTCGCCCGTCCCGCTCTACCTCGCCGACTACGTGCTCATGGGCTACGGCACCGGGGCCATCATGGCGGTGCCCGCCGAGGACCAACGCGACTGGGACTTCGCCCGTGTGCACGACCTGCCGATCGTGCGGACGATCCAGCCCCCCGACGGGTGGGAGGGCGAGGCCTGGACCGGTGACGGCGTGCACGTCAACAGCGGGTGGATGGACGGTATGGGCAAGGCCGAGGCCATCGCCTCGGCGATCGAGTTCCTCGAACGGGAGGGCATCGGGGAGGGCACGGTCAACTACCGCCTCCGCGACTGGTTGGTGAGCCGGCAACGGTTCTGGGGCTGTCCGATCCCGATCGTGTACTGCGACGGGTGCGGCATCGTGCCCGTGCCCGACGACCAGCTTCCCGTGCTGGCGCCCGACGACGTCGAGTTCCTCCCCACCGGCGAGTCCCCCCTGCGCCACCACGACGGCTTCCTGCACACCACCTGCCCGTCGTGCGGGGGTCCGGCGACGCGCGAGACCGACACCATGGACACCTTCGTCGACTCGTCCTGGTACTTCCTGCGCTTCGCCGACCCCTGGAACGAACGCGAGCCGTTCTCGTCCGACGCGGTCGCCGGATGGCTCCCCGTCGATCAGTACATCGGCGGGGTCGAGCACGCCATCCTCCACCTGATGTACGCCCGGTTCTTCACCAAGGCCCTCGCCGACCTCGGCGTGGCCCCGAAGGACCTCCGCGAGCCCTTCGCCCGCCTCTTCACCCAGGGGATGATCCGCCTCGGGGGCGACAAGATGTCGAAGTCGAAGGGCAACCTCGTGGCGCCCGAGGAGATCCTCGACCGGGAGGGCGCCGACGCCCTCCGCCTGGCCCACCTCTTCGTCGGGCCTCCTCAGGACGACGTCGACTGGGAGGGCGTCGGCATCGAGGGCTGCGCGCGGTTCCTGCACCGTGTCTGGCGGTTGGGGACCGGCGACGCCGGGAACCCTCCGGTCGCCCGGGACGCCACCGACGCCGACCTCGACGTGCTCCGGGCCACGCACCGCCTCATCGCCAAGGTCGACGACGACCTCGAACGATGGTCCTACAACACCACCGTGGCGGCGTTCATGGAGTTCACGAACGAGCTCTACCGCTACGTGCAGTCGCCCGACGGGCCCCGCGACCTGACGCTGGCCTTCGCCGTCGACACGCTCCTCGAGCTGATGGCCCCCATGGCGCCCCACATCACCGCCGAGCTGTGGCAGCGGCGCCGAGGCGGCCACGTGCACGAACAGCCCTGGCCGCAGGCCGACCCGGCGCTGCTCGTCGTCGACACCGTGACCATGGTCGTGCAGGTCAACGGCAAGGTGCGGGATCGCATCGAGGTGCCGTCGGGCATCGACGCCGCCGAGGCCGAACGCCTCGCCCTGGCCAGCGAGAAGGTGCAGCCGTTCCTCGGGGGCAACCCGCCCCGCAAGGTCGTCGCCCGGCCGCCCCAGCTGGTCAACCTCGTCGCCGGCTGA
- the rsfS gene encoding ribosome silencing factor, whose translation MAEADTPDPLEWVKVAARAAASKTDEPTVVLDVGAVLSVTGWFVITGATNTRLVRALAEEVEEQVRDAGGPKPRRVEGGDTNRWVLLDYGDFVVHVLLDTEREFYDLERLWGDVPVVDWRT comes from the coding sequence GTGGCTGAGGCCGACACCCCCGATCCGCTCGAGTGGGTGAAGGTCGCAGCGAGGGCGGCGGCGTCCAAGACCGACGAGCCGACCGTCGTCCTCGACGTCGGCGCGGTGCTCTCGGTCACCGGGTGGTTCGTCATCACCGGCGCGACCAACACCCGGCTCGTGCGGGCGCTGGCCGAGGAGGTCGAGGAGCAGGTGCGAGACGCCGGTGGCCCCAAGCCCCGTCGCGTCGAGGGTGGCGACACCAACCGTTGGGTGCTGCTCGACTACGGCGACTTCGTCGTGCACGTCCTGCTCGACACCGAGCGGGAGTTCTACGACCTCGAGCGCCTCTGGGGCGACGTCCCCGTCGTCGACTGGCGGACCTGA